In Kangiella koreensis DSM 16069, a single window of DNA contains:
- a CDS encoding DUF2975 domain-containing protein, with the protein MTARSLHFLLTLALVASVLIAALAIVFAIALPLLNEPLLTTWSVSIDSDQPLALANAMPNTAWTIEQNQGTLSVDTTAIGLGLSRALYILVLWGIIVAIIWYLRRVVDDVRHERPFNVRSSQYLKRAGYLLVALPLWLFIEEFVRFYIFVPNAMDISEYKFTHIQLLTESKAEVAIYPDFNIGILIAGLFVLVIAKAFEIGMELQRDSDEII; encoded by the coding sequence GTCTTGATTGCAGCGCTGGCCATTGTTTTTGCTATTGCCTTACCCCTTCTGAACGAGCCCCTTTTAACAACATGGTCGGTGTCTATTGATTCGGATCAGCCTCTGGCTCTTGCTAACGCGATGCCAAACACCGCTTGGACGATTGAGCAAAATCAAGGAACTTTATCGGTGGATACCACCGCTATAGGATTAGGCCTGAGCCGAGCACTTTACATACTGGTGTTGTGGGGAATCATTGTTGCCATCATTTGGTACTTGCGGCGTGTAGTTGATGATGTTCGACACGAAAGACCGTTCAATGTCAGGAGCAGCCAATACCTGAAACGAGCGGGTTATTTATTGGTTGCGTTACCATTGTGGTTATTCATTGAAGAGTTTGTTCGCTTTTATATTTTTGTTCCTAACGCTATGGATATTTCGGAATATAAATTTACCCATATTCAGCTGCTAACAGAGAGCAAAGCGGAAGTAGCCATTTATCCAGATTTCAATATTGGGATTTTAATCGCTGGCTTATTTGTTTTAGTGATAGCAAAGGCTTTTGAGATCGGTATGGAACTACAACGCGATAGTGATGAGATTATCTGA
- a CDS encoding helix-turn-helix domain-containing protein — MAIIVNLDVMMARRKMKMKDLADAVGISTTNLSLLKNSHVRGIRFATLEEICRVLECQPGDILEYKEDKE, encoded by the coding sequence ATGGCGATTATTGTTAATTTAGATGTGATGATGGCGCGCCGCAAAATGAAGATGAAAGATCTAGCGGATGCGGTTGGGATTTCCACAACAAATTTGTCATTGCTTAAAAACAGTCATGTTCGCGGTATTCGATTCGCAACGCTGGAAGAAATATGCCGAGTGCTCGAGTGTCAGCCAGGCGATATATTAGAATACAAGGAAGACAAAGAATGA